The genomic segment CCGTAGCCGCCGCCCCGTTCGGGGGAGCCGTCCCGTACGGGACCGGGACGGTGGCGCACCGAATCTCTAGTTGGGCCGGCGAAGACGCCGGTCGGAGGGAAAGCGATGGGTAGGACACTCGCGGAGAAGGTCTGGGACGACCACGTCGTCCGGCGCGCAGAGGGCGAGCCCGACCTCCTCTACATTGATCTGCACCTGCTGCACGAGGTGACCAGCCCGCAGGCCTTCGACGGGCTGCGGCAGGCCGGACGCCCGGTGCGGCGCCTCGACCTCACCATCGCCACCGAGGATCACAACACCCCGACCCTCGACATCGACAAGCCGATCGCCGACCCGGTCTCCCGCGCCCAGCTGGAGACCCTGCGCAAGAACTGCGCGGAGTTCGGCGTCCGGCTGCACCCGCTCGGCGACGTCGAGCAGGGCGTCGTGCACGTGGTCGGCCCCCAGCTGGGCCTGACCCAGCCCGGCACCACCGTCGTCTGCGGCGACTCGCACACCTCCACCCACGGAGCCTTCGGCGCCCTGGCGTTCGGCATCGGCACCAGCCAGGTGGAGCACGTGCTGGCCACCCAGACGCTGCCGATGGCCCGCCCGAAGACGATGGCGATCACCATCGACGGCGAACTCCCCGAGGACGTCACGGCCAAGGACCTCATCCTGGCGATCATCGCCCGGATCGGCACCGGCGGCGGCCAGGGCTACATCCTCGAATACCGCGGCTCCGCCATCGAGAAGCTCTCGATGGAAGCCCGGATGACCATCTGCAACATGTCGATCGAGGCCGGCGCCCGCGCGGGCATGATCGCCCCGGACGAGACCACCTTCGCCTACCTCGGAGGCCGCGCCCACGCCCCCAAGGGCGAGGACTGGGACGCCGCCGTCGCGTACTGGAAGACCCTGCGCAGCGACGACGACGCCGTCTTCGACGCCGAGGTGGTCATCGACGCCACCCGGCTGGCCCCGTTCGTCACCTGGGGCACCAACCCCGGCCAGGGTGCTCCGCTCTCTTCGAACGTCCCCGACCCGGCTTCGTACGAGGACGCCTCGGAGCGGTTCGCCGCCGAAAAGGCCCTGGAGTACATGGGGTTGACCGCAGGACAGCCGCTCCGCGAGATCGGCGTGGACACCGTCTTCGTCGGTTCCTGCACCAACGGCCGCATCGAGGACCTGCGCAACGCCGCAGCCGTCCTCGGGGGCCGCAAAGTCGCCGACGGCGTACGGATGCTGGTCGTCCCCGGCTCGGTCCGGGTTGCCCTGCAGGCGGTCTCCGAGGGTCTGGACAAGGTCTTCACCGAGGCCGGTGCCGAATGGCGCCACGCGGGCTGCTCGATGTGTCTCGGCATGAACCCGGACCAGCTGGCGCCCGGTGAGCGCTCCGCCTCCACCTCGAACCGCAACTTCGAGGGCCGGCAGGGCAAGGGCGGCCGGACGCACCTGGTCTCCCCGCAGGTCGCCGCCGCCACCGCGGTGCTCGGCCACCTGGCCTCGCCCGCCGACCTGTCCGACGACCGCACGCCTGCCGGAGTCTGAGAACCATGGAAGCTTTCACCACGCACACCGGCCGGGCCGTCCCGCTGCGCCGCAGCAACGTCGACACCGACCAGATCATCCCCGCGCACTGGCTGAAGAAGGTCACCCGCGACGGGTTCGAGGACGGCCTCTTCGAAGCCTGGCGCAAGGACGAGAACTTCGTCCTCAACCGCCCCGAGCGGCAGGGCGCCTCGGTCCTGGTGGCCGGCCCCGACTTCGGTACCGGCTCCTCCCGCGAGCACGCCGTCTGGGCCCTCCAGAACTACGGCTTCAAGACCGTGATCTCGGCCCGGTTCGCGGACATCTTCCGCGGCAACTCGCTGAAGAACGGCCTGTTGACCGTCGTTCTCGACCAGTCG from the Streptomyces sp. NBC_01335 genome contains:
- the leuC gene encoding 3-isopropylmalate dehydratase large subunit, which encodes MGRTLAEKVWDDHVVRRAEGEPDLLYIDLHLLHEVTSPQAFDGLRQAGRPVRRLDLTIATEDHNTPTLDIDKPIADPVSRAQLETLRKNCAEFGVRLHPLGDVEQGVVHVVGPQLGLTQPGTTVVCGDSHTSTHGAFGALAFGIGTSQVEHVLATQTLPMARPKTMAITIDGELPEDVTAKDLILAIIARIGTGGGQGYILEYRGSAIEKLSMEARMTICNMSIEAGARAGMIAPDETTFAYLGGRAHAPKGEDWDAAVAYWKTLRSDDDAVFDAEVVIDATRLAPFVTWGTNPGQGAPLSSNVPDPASYEDASERFAAEKALEYMGLTAGQPLREIGVDTVFVGSCTNGRIEDLRNAAAVLGGRKVADGVRMLVVPGSVRVALQAVSEGLDKVFTEAGAEWRHAGCSMCLGMNPDQLAPGERSASTSNRNFEGRQGKGGRTHLVSPQVAAATAVLGHLASPADLSDDRTPAGV
- the leuD gene encoding 3-isopropylmalate dehydratase small subunit, which gives rise to MEAFTTHTGRAVPLRRSNVDTDQIIPAHWLKKVTRDGFEDGLFEAWRKDENFVLNRPERQGASVLVAGPDFGTGSSREHAVWALQNYGFKTVISARFADIFRGNSLKNGLLTVVLDQSVVDALSELTEADPTAEVTVDLEARQVRAEGIEAAFELDENARWRLLNGLDDISLTLQNEADIAAYEVARPTFKPRTIEV